In Juglans regia cultivar Chandler chromosome 13, Walnut 2.0, whole genome shotgun sequence, the following proteins share a genomic window:
- the LOC108979902 gene encoding sister chromatid cohesion 1 protein 3-like isoform X1 → MFYSQTFLARKGPLGTVWCAAHLQHRLKKSHYSSTDIPSTVDRIMFPEVPIALRMSGHLLLGVVRIYSKKVDYLFQDCNAVLSGLRKAFASIDLNLPEDARQAPVQSITLPDTFDLDTLDLDHDIYYEGSPDNHLKSQEEITLTDQIPIGRDPYVAISFDEDFMMMDSSHPEVFPDSDVRLMESILPSPPVNGNDGFQHPDPSNQREELNLRLSNDKNPQSYPHDVESRDESPSNQTEMLDNDANIPLDLPEREILRDSVHGFGIENLPPIFPDHGDDLGGKKISVDQTMNEKETFPPIMEETLLSGGQSLPFQQHSESPPSAASQQATEIFDAHVSLSVPMDISPGLGIILSTPPVKRPKARKRKRKQFFDESTVLTNKLMKKSLEDSNDLLRKKRDAACSALGIWKLNNTLRKEQVFHQPSLTGLCLDLCDIFKDLISTKPHLIFTEETFPDPKIAVSPASTNEAFLEPRVSQSPAATIVAVPESRDAQSPALVHDLDMEIECPRNIEAFDGGSFLPEFVPSQARFTPSPLRRCDFTPATTIETRVLSTPHLAASTGTGGSEKRRMTFSEEHPSLKNTGLSDIPGLMNSTEADDLYFLEDDNNTPTAGSQGTGRIDSLSARTRAVAQYLKRHSPFNASSENLSGDLILNKTLEGRTRKLCARMFFEMLVLKSYELVDVQQEEPFSDIRLKLTPTLTKTQI, encoded by the exons ATGTTTTACTCTCAAACTTTTTTGGCGCGAAAAGGGCCACTGGGAACGGTGTGGTGTGCCGCTCATCTTCAACATCGCCTCAAAAAGTCTCACTATAGTTCCACCGATATCCCCTCCACCGTCG ATCGAATCATGTTTCCGGAAGTTCCCATTGCCCTCAGAATGTCGGGCCACCTTTTATTAGGTGTTGTTCGGATATATTCGAAGAAAGTGGATTATTTGTTCCAGGACTGTAATGCTGTTTTGAGTGGCTTAAGAAAGGCCTTTGCGTCTATAGATCTCAATTTGCCGGAGGATGCTAGACAGGCACCGGTTCAATCTATCACTTTGCCAGACACGTTTGACCTCGATACATTGGATTTGGACCATGACATTTACTATGAGGG GTCCCCAGATAATCACCTCAAGAGTCAAGAGGAGATTACGTTAACAG ATCAAATTCCTATTGGAAGAGATCCTTATGTTGCTATTTCTTTTGATGAG GATTTCATGATGATGGATTCCTCACATCCAGAAGTGTTTCCTGACTCCGATGTCAGACTGATGGAGAG CATTCTCCCTTCACCTCCGGTGAATGGTAATGATGGATTTCAACATCCCGATCCAAGTAATCAGAGGGAAGAACTTAACTTGAGGCTTAGCAATGACAAGAACCCTCAAAGTTATCCACATGATGTGGAATCTCGAGATGAGAGTCCAAGTAATCAGACAGAGATGCTTGATAACGATGCCAATATCCCCCTAGATCTTCCAGAGAGGGAAATACTACGTGATTCTGTTCATGGTTTTGGCATAGAAAACCTTCCTCCCATATTTCCAGATCATGGGGATGACCTAGGCGGAAAGAAAATATCCGTAGACCAAACAATGAATGAGAAGGAAACCTTCCCTCCAATCATGGAAGAAACTTTATTGTCTGGAGGGCAGTCTTTGCCATTTCAGCAACATTCAGAATCACCACCTTCTGCAGCTTCCCAACAGGCTACCGAGATTTTTGATGCGCACGTTTCATTAA GTGTGCCAATGGATATTTCTCCTGGGCTAGGGATTATTCTATCAACTCCACCTGTTAAGCGGCCAAAAGcaagaaagaggaagaggaaacaGTTCTTTGATGAGTCCACAGTGTTGACTAACAA ACTAATGAAGAAGTCTCTTGAAGATTCTAATGATTTATTGCGGAAGAAAAGGGACGCCGCTTGCTCTGCTTTGGGTATCTGGAAGTTAAACAACACTTTACGAAAGGAACAAGTTTTTCACCAGCCTTCATTGACCG GGTTGTGTTTGGATCTTTGTGATATTTTCAAGGACCTCATATCTACAAAACCCCATCTCATTTTCACTGAGGAAACTTTTCCAGATCCTAAAATTGCAGTATCTCCTGCTTCAACAAATGAAGCTTTCCTAGAGCCGAGGGTTTCCCAATCTCCTGCTGCCACAATCGTAGCTGTCCCAGAGTCTAGGGATGCTCAATCTCCTGCTCTTGTGCATGACCTTGACATGGAAATTGAATGTCCTCGAAATATCGAAGCGTTTGATGGTGGCAGCTTCTTACCCGAATTTGTGCCATCCCAAGCTAGATTCACGCCTTCTCCTCTTAGAAGATGTGACTTTACTCCTGCAACAACCATTGAGACCAGGGTGCTATCTACACCCCATCTAGCAGCATCCACCGGAACTGGTGGGTCTGAGAAGAGAAGAATGACGTTTTCAGAGGAGCATCCAAGTCTAAAGAACACTGGTCTCTCAGATATTCCTGGTTTGATGAATTCCACCGAAGCAGAT GACCTTTACTTTTTGGAAGATGATAACAATACCCCAACAG CAGGATCGCAAGGAACGGGAAGAATAGATTCATTGTCTGCAAGAACCAG GGCTGTTgctcaatatttaaaaagacATTCTCCTTTCAATGCAAGCTCAGAAAACCTATCTGGAGATCTCATTTTAAACAAGACTTTAGAAGGAAGGACAAGAAAGCTATGTGCCCGCATGTTTTTTGAGATGCTT GTTTTGAAGAGTTACGAACTTGTCGATGTTCAACAAGAAGAACCTTTCAGCGATATTCGTTTGAAGTTGACGCCTACACTTACGAAGACTCAAATTTGA
- the LOC108979902 gene encoding sister chromatid cohesion 1 protein 3-like isoform X3, which translates to MFYSQTFLARKGPLGTVWCAAHLQHRLKKSHYSSTDIPSTVDRIMFPEVPIALRMSGHLLLGVVRIYSKKVDYLFQDCNAVLSGLRKAFASIDLNLPEDARQAPVQSITLPDTFDLDTLDLDHDIYYEGSPDNHLKSQEEITLTDQIPIGRDPYVAISFDEDFMMMDSSHPEVFPDSDVRLMESILPSPPVNGNDGFQHPDPSNQREELNLRLSNDKNPQSYPHDVESRDESPSNQTEMLDNDANIPLDLPEREILRDSVHGFGIENLPPIFPDHGDDLGGKKISVDQTMNEKETFPPIMEETLLSGGQSLPFQQHSESPPSAASQQATEIFDAHVSLSVPMDISPGLGIILSTPPVKRPKARKRKRKQFFDESTVLTNKLMKKSLEDSNDLLRKKRDAACSALGIWKLNNTLRKEQVFHQPSLTGLCLDLCDIFKDLISTKPHLIFTEETFPDPKIAVSPASTNEAFLEPRVSQSPAATIVAVPESRDAQSPALVHDLDMEIECPRNIEAFDGGSFLPEFVPSQARFTPSPLRRCDFTPATTIETRVLSTPHLAASTGTGGSEKRRMTFSEEHPSLKNTGLSDIPGLMNSTEADDLYFLEDDNNTPTAGSQGTGRIDSLSARTRKPIWRSHFKQDFRRKDKKAMCPHVF; encoded by the exons ATGTTTTACTCTCAAACTTTTTTGGCGCGAAAAGGGCCACTGGGAACGGTGTGGTGTGCCGCTCATCTTCAACATCGCCTCAAAAAGTCTCACTATAGTTCCACCGATATCCCCTCCACCGTCG ATCGAATCATGTTTCCGGAAGTTCCCATTGCCCTCAGAATGTCGGGCCACCTTTTATTAGGTGTTGTTCGGATATATTCGAAGAAAGTGGATTATTTGTTCCAGGACTGTAATGCTGTTTTGAGTGGCTTAAGAAAGGCCTTTGCGTCTATAGATCTCAATTTGCCGGAGGATGCTAGACAGGCACCGGTTCAATCTATCACTTTGCCAGACACGTTTGACCTCGATACATTGGATTTGGACCATGACATTTACTATGAGGG GTCCCCAGATAATCACCTCAAGAGTCAAGAGGAGATTACGTTAACAG ATCAAATTCCTATTGGAAGAGATCCTTATGTTGCTATTTCTTTTGATGAG GATTTCATGATGATGGATTCCTCACATCCAGAAGTGTTTCCTGACTCCGATGTCAGACTGATGGAGAG CATTCTCCCTTCACCTCCGGTGAATGGTAATGATGGATTTCAACATCCCGATCCAAGTAATCAGAGGGAAGAACTTAACTTGAGGCTTAGCAATGACAAGAACCCTCAAAGTTATCCACATGATGTGGAATCTCGAGATGAGAGTCCAAGTAATCAGACAGAGATGCTTGATAACGATGCCAATATCCCCCTAGATCTTCCAGAGAGGGAAATACTACGTGATTCTGTTCATGGTTTTGGCATAGAAAACCTTCCTCCCATATTTCCAGATCATGGGGATGACCTAGGCGGAAAGAAAATATCCGTAGACCAAACAATGAATGAGAAGGAAACCTTCCCTCCAATCATGGAAGAAACTTTATTGTCTGGAGGGCAGTCTTTGCCATTTCAGCAACATTCAGAATCACCACCTTCTGCAGCTTCCCAACAGGCTACCGAGATTTTTGATGCGCACGTTTCATTAA GTGTGCCAATGGATATTTCTCCTGGGCTAGGGATTATTCTATCAACTCCACCTGTTAAGCGGCCAAAAGcaagaaagaggaagaggaaacaGTTCTTTGATGAGTCCACAGTGTTGACTAACAA ACTAATGAAGAAGTCTCTTGAAGATTCTAATGATTTATTGCGGAAGAAAAGGGACGCCGCTTGCTCTGCTTTGGGTATCTGGAAGTTAAACAACACTTTACGAAAGGAACAAGTTTTTCACCAGCCTTCATTGACCG GGTTGTGTTTGGATCTTTGTGATATTTTCAAGGACCTCATATCTACAAAACCCCATCTCATTTTCACTGAGGAAACTTTTCCAGATCCTAAAATTGCAGTATCTCCTGCTTCAACAAATGAAGCTTTCCTAGAGCCGAGGGTTTCCCAATCTCCTGCTGCCACAATCGTAGCTGTCCCAGAGTCTAGGGATGCTCAATCTCCTGCTCTTGTGCATGACCTTGACATGGAAATTGAATGTCCTCGAAATATCGAAGCGTTTGATGGTGGCAGCTTCTTACCCGAATTTGTGCCATCCCAAGCTAGATTCACGCCTTCTCCTCTTAGAAGATGTGACTTTACTCCTGCAACAACCATTGAGACCAGGGTGCTATCTACACCCCATCTAGCAGCATCCACCGGAACTGGTGGGTCTGAGAAGAGAAGAATGACGTTTTCAGAGGAGCATCCAAGTCTAAAGAACACTGGTCTCTCAGATATTCCTGGTTTGATGAATTCCACCGAAGCAGAT GACCTTTACTTTTTGGAAGATGATAACAATACCCCAACAG CAGGATCGCAAGGAACGGGAAGAATAGATTCATTGTCTGCAAGAACCAG AAAACCTATCTGGAGATCTCATTTTAAACAAGACTTTAGAAGGAAGGACAAGAAAGCTATGTGCCCGCATGTTTTTTGA
- the LOC108979902 gene encoding sister chromatid cohesion 1 protein 3-like isoform X4, giving the protein MFYSQTFLARKGPLGTVWCAAHLQHRLKKSHYSSTDIPSTVDRIMFPEVPIALRMSGHLLLGVVRIYSKKVDYLFQDCNAVLSGLRKAFASIDLNLPEDARQAPVQSITLPDTFDLDTLDLDHDIYYEGSPDNHLKSQEEITLTDQIPIGRDPYVAISFDEDFMMMDSSHPEVFPDSDVRLMESILPSPPVNGNDGFQHPDPSNQREELNLRLSNDKNPQSYPHDVESRDESPSNQTEMLDNDANIPLDLPEREILRDSVHGFGIENLPPIFPDHGDDLGGKKISVDQTMNEKETFPPIMEETLLSGGQSLPFQQHSESPPSAASQQATEIFDAHVSLSVPMDISPGLGIILSTPPVKRPKARKRKRKQFFDESTVLTNKLMKKSLEDSNDLLRKKRDAACSALGIWKLNNTLRKEQVFHQPSLTGLCLDLCDIFKDLISTKPHLIFTEETFPDPKIAVSPASTNEAFLEPRVSQSPAATIVAVPESRDAQSPALVHDLDMEIECPRNIEAFDGGSFLPEFVPSQARFTPSPLRRCDFTPATTIETRVLSTPHLAASTGTGGSEKRRMTFSEEHPSLKNTGLSDIPGLMNSTEADDLYFLEDDNNTPTGSQGTGRIDSLSARTRKPIWRSHFKQDFRRKDKKAMCPHVF; this is encoded by the exons ATGTTTTACTCTCAAACTTTTTTGGCGCGAAAAGGGCCACTGGGAACGGTGTGGTGTGCCGCTCATCTTCAACATCGCCTCAAAAAGTCTCACTATAGTTCCACCGATATCCCCTCCACCGTCG ATCGAATCATGTTTCCGGAAGTTCCCATTGCCCTCAGAATGTCGGGCCACCTTTTATTAGGTGTTGTTCGGATATATTCGAAGAAAGTGGATTATTTGTTCCAGGACTGTAATGCTGTTTTGAGTGGCTTAAGAAAGGCCTTTGCGTCTATAGATCTCAATTTGCCGGAGGATGCTAGACAGGCACCGGTTCAATCTATCACTTTGCCAGACACGTTTGACCTCGATACATTGGATTTGGACCATGACATTTACTATGAGGG GTCCCCAGATAATCACCTCAAGAGTCAAGAGGAGATTACGTTAACAG ATCAAATTCCTATTGGAAGAGATCCTTATGTTGCTATTTCTTTTGATGAG GATTTCATGATGATGGATTCCTCACATCCAGAAGTGTTTCCTGACTCCGATGTCAGACTGATGGAGAG CATTCTCCCTTCACCTCCGGTGAATGGTAATGATGGATTTCAACATCCCGATCCAAGTAATCAGAGGGAAGAACTTAACTTGAGGCTTAGCAATGACAAGAACCCTCAAAGTTATCCACATGATGTGGAATCTCGAGATGAGAGTCCAAGTAATCAGACAGAGATGCTTGATAACGATGCCAATATCCCCCTAGATCTTCCAGAGAGGGAAATACTACGTGATTCTGTTCATGGTTTTGGCATAGAAAACCTTCCTCCCATATTTCCAGATCATGGGGATGACCTAGGCGGAAAGAAAATATCCGTAGACCAAACAATGAATGAGAAGGAAACCTTCCCTCCAATCATGGAAGAAACTTTATTGTCTGGAGGGCAGTCTTTGCCATTTCAGCAACATTCAGAATCACCACCTTCTGCAGCTTCCCAACAGGCTACCGAGATTTTTGATGCGCACGTTTCATTAA GTGTGCCAATGGATATTTCTCCTGGGCTAGGGATTATTCTATCAACTCCACCTGTTAAGCGGCCAAAAGcaagaaagaggaagaggaaacaGTTCTTTGATGAGTCCACAGTGTTGACTAACAA ACTAATGAAGAAGTCTCTTGAAGATTCTAATGATTTATTGCGGAAGAAAAGGGACGCCGCTTGCTCTGCTTTGGGTATCTGGAAGTTAAACAACACTTTACGAAAGGAACAAGTTTTTCACCAGCCTTCATTGACCG GGTTGTGTTTGGATCTTTGTGATATTTTCAAGGACCTCATATCTACAAAACCCCATCTCATTTTCACTGAGGAAACTTTTCCAGATCCTAAAATTGCAGTATCTCCTGCTTCAACAAATGAAGCTTTCCTAGAGCCGAGGGTTTCCCAATCTCCTGCTGCCACAATCGTAGCTGTCCCAGAGTCTAGGGATGCTCAATCTCCTGCTCTTGTGCATGACCTTGACATGGAAATTGAATGTCCTCGAAATATCGAAGCGTTTGATGGTGGCAGCTTCTTACCCGAATTTGTGCCATCCCAAGCTAGATTCACGCCTTCTCCTCTTAGAAGATGTGACTTTACTCCTGCAACAACCATTGAGACCAGGGTGCTATCTACACCCCATCTAGCAGCATCCACCGGAACTGGTGGGTCTGAGAAGAGAAGAATGACGTTTTCAGAGGAGCATCCAAGTCTAAAGAACACTGGTCTCTCAGATATTCCTGGTTTGATGAATTCCACCGAAGCAGAT GACCTTTACTTTTTGGAAGATGATAACAATACCCCAACAG GATCGCAAGGAACGGGAAGAATAGATTCATTGTCTGCAAGAACCAG AAAACCTATCTGGAGATCTCATTTTAAACAAGACTTTAGAAGGAAGGACAAGAAAGCTATGTGCCCGCATGTTTTTTGA
- the LOC108979902 gene encoding sister chromatid cohesion 1 protein 3-like isoform X2: MFYSQTFLARKGPLGTVWCAAHLQHRLKKSHYSSTDIPSTVDRIMFPEVPIALRMSGHLLLGVVRIYSKKVDYLFQDCNAVLSGLRKAFASIDLNLPEDARQAPVQSITLPDTFDLDTLDLDHDIYYEGSPDNHLKSQEEITLTDQIPIGRDPYVAISFDEDFMMMDSSHPEVFPDSDVRLMESILPSPPVNGNDGFQHPDPSNQREELNLRLSNDKNPQSYPHDVESRDESPSNQTEMLDNDANIPLDLPEREILRDSVHGFGIENLPPIFPDHGDDLGGKKISVDQTMNEKETFPPIMEETLLSGGQSLPFQQHSESPPSAASQQATEIFDAHVSLSVPMDISPGLGIILSTPPVKRPKARKRKRKQFFDESTVLTNKLMKKSLEDSNDLLRKKRDAACSALGIWKLNNTLRKEQVFHQPSLTGLCLDLCDIFKDLISTKPHLIFTEETFPDPKIAVSPASTNEAFLEPRVSQSPAATIVAVPESRDAQSPALVHDLDMEIECPRNIEAFDGGSFLPEFVPSQARFTPSPLRRCDFTPATTIETRVLSTPHLAASTGTGGSEKRRMTFSEEHPSLKNTGLSDIPGLMNSTEADDLYFLEDDNNTPTGSQGTGRIDSLSARTRAVAQYLKRHSPFNASSENLSGDLILNKTLEGRTRKLCARMFFEMLVLKSYELVDVQQEEPFSDIRLKLTPTLTKTQI, encoded by the exons ATGTTTTACTCTCAAACTTTTTTGGCGCGAAAAGGGCCACTGGGAACGGTGTGGTGTGCCGCTCATCTTCAACATCGCCTCAAAAAGTCTCACTATAGTTCCACCGATATCCCCTCCACCGTCG ATCGAATCATGTTTCCGGAAGTTCCCATTGCCCTCAGAATGTCGGGCCACCTTTTATTAGGTGTTGTTCGGATATATTCGAAGAAAGTGGATTATTTGTTCCAGGACTGTAATGCTGTTTTGAGTGGCTTAAGAAAGGCCTTTGCGTCTATAGATCTCAATTTGCCGGAGGATGCTAGACAGGCACCGGTTCAATCTATCACTTTGCCAGACACGTTTGACCTCGATACATTGGATTTGGACCATGACATTTACTATGAGGG GTCCCCAGATAATCACCTCAAGAGTCAAGAGGAGATTACGTTAACAG ATCAAATTCCTATTGGAAGAGATCCTTATGTTGCTATTTCTTTTGATGAG GATTTCATGATGATGGATTCCTCACATCCAGAAGTGTTTCCTGACTCCGATGTCAGACTGATGGAGAG CATTCTCCCTTCACCTCCGGTGAATGGTAATGATGGATTTCAACATCCCGATCCAAGTAATCAGAGGGAAGAACTTAACTTGAGGCTTAGCAATGACAAGAACCCTCAAAGTTATCCACATGATGTGGAATCTCGAGATGAGAGTCCAAGTAATCAGACAGAGATGCTTGATAACGATGCCAATATCCCCCTAGATCTTCCAGAGAGGGAAATACTACGTGATTCTGTTCATGGTTTTGGCATAGAAAACCTTCCTCCCATATTTCCAGATCATGGGGATGACCTAGGCGGAAAGAAAATATCCGTAGACCAAACAATGAATGAGAAGGAAACCTTCCCTCCAATCATGGAAGAAACTTTATTGTCTGGAGGGCAGTCTTTGCCATTTCAGCAACATTCAGAATCACCACCTTCTGCAGCTTCCCAACAGGCTACCGAGATTTTTGATGCGCACGTTTCATTAA GTGTGCCAATGGATATTTCTCCTGGGCTAGGGATTATTCTATCAACTCCACCTGTTAAGCGGCCAAAAGcaagaaagaggaagaggaaacaGTTCTTTGATGAGTCCACAGTGTTGACTAACAA ACTAATGAAGAAGTCTCTTGAAGATTCTAATGATTTATTGCGGAAGAAAAGGGACGCCGCTTGCTCTGCTTTGGGTATCTGGAAGTTAAACAACACTTTACGAAAGGAACAAGTTTTTCACCAGCCTTCATTGACCG GGTTGTGTTTGGATCTTTGTGATATTTTCAAGGACCTCATATCTACAAAACCCCATCTCATTTTCACTGAGGAAACTTTTCCAGATCCTAAAATTGCAGTATCTCCTGCTTCAACAAATGAAGCTTTCCTAGAGCCGAGGGTTTCCCAATCTCCTGCTGCCACAATCGTAGCTGTCCCAGAGTCTAGGGATGCTCAATCTCCTGCTCTTGTGCATGACCTTGACATGGAAATTGAATGTCCTCGAAATATCGAAGCGTTTGATGGTGGCAGCTTCTTACCCGAATTTGTGCCATCCCAAGCTAGATTCACGCCTTCTCCTCTTAGAAGATGTGACTTTACTCCTGCAACAACCATTGAGACCAGGGTGCTATCTACACCCCATCTAGCAGCATCCACCGGAACTGGTGGGTCTGAGAAGAGAAGAATGACGTTTTCAGAGGAGCATCCAAGTCTAAAGAACACTGGTCTCTCAGATATTCCTGGTTTGATGAATTCCACCGAAGCAGAT GACCTTTACTTTTTGGAAGATGATAACAATACCCCAACAG GATCGCAAGGAACGGGAAGAATAGATTCATTGTCTGCAAGAACCAG GGCTGTTgctcaatatttaaaaagacATTCTCCTTTCAATGCAAGCTCAGAAAACCTATCTGGAGATCTCATTTTAAACAAGACTTTAGAAGGAAGGACAAGAAAGCTATGTGCCCGCATGTTTTTTGAGATGCTT GTTTTGAAGAGTTACGAACTTGTCGATGTTCAACAAGAAGAACCTTTCAGCGATATTCGTTTGAAGTTGACGCCTACACTTACGAAGACTCAAATTTGA
- the LOC108979902 gene encoding sister chromatid cohesion 1 protein 3-like isoform X5 yields MFYSQTFLARKGPLGTVWCAAHLQHRLKKSHYSSTDIPSTVDRIMFPEVPIALRMSGHLLLGVVRIYSKKVDYLFQDCNAVLSGLRKAFASIDLNLPEDARQAPVQSITLPDTFDLDTLDLDHDIYYEGSPDNHLKSQEEITLTDQIPIGRDPYVAISFDEDFMMMDSSHPEVFPDSDVRLMESILPSPPVNGNDGFQHPDPSNQREELNLRLSNDKNPQSYPHDVESRDESPSNQTEMLDNDANIPLDLPEREILRDSVHGFGIENLPPIFPDHGDDLGGKKISVDQTMNEKETFPPIMEETLLSGGQSLPFQQHSESPPSAASQQATEIFDAHVSLSVPMDISPGLGIILSTPPVKRPKARKRKRKQFFDESTVLTNKLMKKSLEDSNDLLRKKRDAACSALGIWKLNNTLRKEQVFHQPSLTGLCLDLCDIFKDLISTKPHLIFTEETFPDPKIAVSPASTNEAFLEPRVSQSPAATIVAVPESRDAQSPALVHDLDMEIECPRNIEAFDGGSFLPEFVPSQARFTPSPLRRCDFTPATTIETRVLSTPHLAASTGTGGSEKRRMTFSEEHPSLKNTGLSDIPGLMNSTEADVSPCTSRMLRIAFVLGPLLFGR; encoded by the exons ATGTTTTACTCTCAAACTTTTTTGGCGCGAAAAGGGCCACTGGGAACGGTGTGGTGTGCCGCTCATCTTCAACATCGCCTCAAAAAGTCTCACTATAGTTCCACCGATATCCCCTCCACCGTCG ATCGAATCATGTTTCCGGAAGTTCCCATTGCCCTCAGAATGTCGGGCCACCTTTTATTAGGTGTTGTTCGGATATATTCGAAGAAAGTGGATTATTTGTTCCAGGACTGTAATGCTGTTTTGAGTGGCTTAAGAAAGGCCTTTGCGTCTATAGATCTCAATTTGCCGGAGGATGCTAGACAGGCACCGGTTCAATCTATCACTTTGCCAGACACGTTTGACCTCGATACATTGGATTTGGACCATGACATTTACTATGAGGG GTCCCCAGATAATCACCTCAAGAGTCAAGAGGAGATTACGTTAACAG ATCAAATTCCTATTGGAAGAGATCCTTATGTTGCTATTTCTTTTGATGAG GATTTCATGATGATGGATTCCTCACATCCAGAAGTGTTTCCTGACTCCGATGTCAGACTGATGGAGAG CATTCTCCCTTCACCTCCGGTGAATGGTAATGATGGATTTCAACATCCCGATCCAAGTAATCAGAGGGAAGAACTTAACTTGAGGCTTAGCAATGACAAGAACCCTCAAAGTTATCCACATGATGTGGAATCTCGAGATGAGAGTCCAAGTAATCAGACAGAGATGCTTGATAACGATGCCAATATCCCCCTAGATCTTCCAGAGAGGGAAATACTACGTGATTCTGTTCATGGTTTTGGCATAGAAAACCTTCCTCCCATATTTCCAGATCATGGGGATGACCTAGGCGGAAAGAAAATATCCGTAGACCAAACAATGAATGAGAAGGAAACCTTCCCTCCAATCATGGAAGAAACTTTATTGTCTGGAGGGCAGTCTTTGCCATTTCAGCAACATTCAGAATCACCACCTTCTGCAGCTTCCCAACAGGCTACCGAGATTTTTGATGCGCACGTTTCATTAA GTGTGCCAATGGATATTTCTCCTGGGCTAGGGATTATTCTATCAACTCCACCTGTTAAGCGGCCAAAAGcaagaaagaggaagaggaaacaGTTCTTTGATGAGTCCACAGTGTTGACTAACAA ACTAATGAAGAAGTCTCTTGAAGATTCTAATGATTTATTGCGGAAGAAAAGGGACGCCGCTTGCTCTGCTTTGGGTATCTGGAAGTTAAACAACACTTTACGAAAGGAACAAGTTTTTCACCAGCCTTCATTGACCG GGTTGTGTTTGGATCTTTGTGATATTTTCAAGGACCTCATATCTACAAAACCCCATCTCATTTTCACTGAGGAAACTTTTCCAGATCCTAAAATTGCAGTATCTCCTGCTTCAACAAATGAAGCTTTCCTAGAGCCGAGGGTTTCCCAATCTCCTGCTGCCACAATCGTAGCTGTCCCAGAGTCTAGGGATGCTCAATCTCCTGCTCTTGTGCATGACCTTGACATGGAAATTGAATGTCCTCGAAATATCGAAGCGTTTGATGGTGGCAGCTTCTTACCCGAATTTGTGCCATCCCAAGCTAGATTCACGCCTTCTCCTCTTAGAAGATGTGACTTTACTCCTGCAACAACCATTGAGACCAGGGTGCTATCTACACCCCATCTAGCAGCATCCACCGGAACTGGTGGGTCTGAGAAGAGAAGAATGACGTTTTCAGAGGAGCATCCAAGTCTAAAGAACACTGGTCTCTCAGATATTCCTGGTTTGATGAATTCCACCGAAGCAGATGTAAGTCCTTGTACTTCAAGAATGCTGAGAATTGCCTTTGTGCTAG GACCTTTACTTTTTGGAAGATGA